The nucleotide sequence TTAGGACGGTATCCAGCTCTTCGAGTCTGCTCTGGATCGAGGAAATCTCCAAGGTCATGTGCTAAACCTCTTCTTGAGGATCTTGAGCCGATTTCTCATTATCGGTTCGAAATCGAGGTATTTCCTCACGACGTCCATCTCGAACCTGTTCTCATCCTCGATGCTTCGTCTGTAGATGAGCCTACCGGTTCTTATGATTTGCATCTTCATGATCGGAGACGCCTCCTTCAGATCGATAAGATCCACACGTTCGGTGCTGAGATGTTCCATGATGAGAGGTCTTATCTCATCCATGTGTCCGTCGAAGAGCAGAGCGATATCCACATCCTCACCTTTTTCCCCTCTGGCAAGCGAACCGAAGAGATAGGCTAGAATGATCCCTCTCCTTTCAAACAGCTTAGGCAGCGTTTCGATTTTCCGCCATATATCTTCGGGAAGAGGACTTATCCCTCTGAACCTTTCCTTAACCCCAATCTTTTCAACACCTCCATAAATGCTTCAACGACATCGGGATCGAACTGAGTTCCCTTGTTGACCTCAAGTTCCCGAATTGCTATCTCGACCGGCATGGCATCACGGTACGCTCGTTTTGATGTCATAGCGTGGAAGGCGTCCGTTACGGCAATTATCCTGGAGAGAAGCGGGATGTCACTGCCGCTCAGCCCTTCCGGATATCCTCTTCCGTCCATTCTTTCATGATGATAGAGCACGATCGTAGCAGCATTTGCGTTGTGCCAGATCCTTTTAACGATCTCGGCACCGATGATGGGATGTTCCTTGATCGCCCTCCACTCCTCATCGTTAAGAGGACCTTTCTTGTTGAGGATAGATCGGCTGATGTATAGCTTTCCGATGTCATGTAGCTCAGCGGCCAACTCTAAGTCGAATCTGACCTCCTTCGGGAGATCGTAAATGTCGCCGATCGGATCAGTGAACCTCCTGACAGACATCAGATGCAGCTTAACGTATTCGTCTTTAATCCCCATCACCTCGACCAGAAGTTTCGCTTTCTCTATAGAGTGGCTCTTTTTGACCTCGAGGAGTTCTTCTCTCATAGAGAGGATCTTGGATCGGAGTCTTTCGTTTTCGATCAACAGCCTTTTCATCTCCCGATCCTCACGAAGCCTCTTCTCTCTCCTTTTCAGCGCCTCCTCTATCTCCTCGATGAGCTTCTCGTGCGATAGGGGTCTTTCCAGATAGTCGAAGGCGCCATGCCTCAGAGAGTATCTTGCCGTAGGGATGCTGGGATATCCGGTGATCATGATGACCTCGGTCAGCGGGCTGACCTCCTTTATCTCGACCAGCAGATCCGTGCCCAGGAAATCCGGAAGCACGATATCGACCACGGCCACGTCATACTGATTGGCTTTTATCCTCTCGATTGCCTCGCGTCCGTTTTGGGCCGTATCGACCTGGAACCTGTCGCCAAGGATCAGCTTCATGGAGTCCAGAAATCCCTTTTTATCATCGACAAGCAGTATTTTCCCCGTCATCTCATCCACCTGTTATTTAAGTTCGAGCATCTTCGGATATTCCGAGAGCACCTCACATCCGCTTTCGGTCACCAACACATCGTCTTCTATTCTGACTCCACCGATTTGAGGATAATACAGGCCGGGCTCCACGGTCACGACATCTCCCTCCTCCAGGATTTCGGATGAGGATGAGATCCTAGGCCATTCGTGAACGTCGAGTCCGATACCGTGTCCGGTGCCGTGGAAGAAGCCCTGCATTTTGCCCTCCACCTCGCCCGTTTCAAATCCCATCTCCTTAAACGTCTCGACCACGACGTTATGGACATCCTTGCCGTCCACGCCGGGTTTTATCATATCGATAGCCCTTTCCTGGGCGAGCAGGACGGCGTCGAACATTTTCCTCACATCTTCGGATGCCGCACCTCGAACGACCGTCCTTGTCATATCAGCATGGTATCCGGTGTTAAGATCCTTCGGAAACAGATCTATGACGATCGGCTGATGTGGTTTCAGCGGTCCTGAGCCTCTATTGTGGGGCTCCGCCGACTGTGCTCCACATGCAACAATGGTATGCTTAGCCAGATAATCCATTCCTATCAGCGTTATACTTATCTCCCGTTTAATCCTTTCCGATGTAAGCGGTTCGCCATCATATATGAGCAGATCCCCCTGTATCCGTGAGCTGGAGATCATATCTATTGCCCTGTCTAGGGCGATCTGGGCGGCCTTGATGGCGTTACGAATGAACTCCACCTCCTGAGGGGTTTTATGTCTCCGTTCCTCGAAAAAGGGCTCATCCTTGAAACTTACCTTATATCCCCTTTCCCTCACCAGATCGGCGTACTTCACCCCGAAATTCGGCGGGACAATGAGCTTTCGTACGTTGAACTCCTCGAAAATCTCCTGAAGGACATCGGCGATTTTAGGGGATTCAACTCCTCTTTCCCTGCTCCTATTTATAAACCGCTTTAAAGGCAAAACCTCTCTGACCTTTGCCTGTGATCTCGCTCTGTCGATCTCCAGATCGCTCAGGAAGATCGCCTCTCGATCGCGAGTTTTAAGGTATATGAATTTGTCGGGGGCGAGGAAACCCGTGGCGTAAAACATGTTTGAGTCATTCTCGCTCGCCTCATAGATCAAAATCGCCGAACCGGGTTCAAGCTCCATCTCATACCTCGTGACTTCCAAGATGTAATTGGGAATTACGGGATAATTATAATCGAAACCCAGGCGTATTTCAACCGGTCTGCCATTCCCTTGTCCCCCTGTCTCCCCTGCTTCCTGCCTCCTGTCTCCTATCGGTGATACTGCTACACTCAAAGGAAATTTGAGCGATCCTATAATTTCCCACGACAGGTGCGGCCTTAACGCAGAGAGAGGAGCAGGGGCACAAGGGGCTGAACGGCGAACGTCCGCTCAAATTCTCTCCTCCCAATTAGATCGAACGCCCCCACAGGCTTTCCATCCCGATATACACGGGCGCGCAGCGGCTGGCGGGTGTAGTTACATATATTGACGAGGATGCGGTCGCCAAGGCGCGCCGCGAGATACTCGACCCCCCAAAGCGGCTCATTGTTTTCACCGCGCAACGTGACCTCGCGTCGAACGCCGAGTTGACCGATGTTCGCCTCGAGCCAGCGCCAGATCTCCTTTTCATCTGCATCGGCAGGGAAAACACGAACGGGCACAAGCGGAATCGAATCGCGCGGCTCATCATATTCAGTCCTTCCCAGGAAATCCTCACCGATGAAGACGACCTTTACGCCGGATCGGATGAGTCTCTCCAGAGCACGTACCGTCGTATCGGGCGTATGCGTCACGCGCGGCACGATGATGAGCCTCACGTCTCGAAGCGGAAGCGGCCTCTCACCGGTTTCAACGAAACGTCGCAGTTGCCTCTCGGTCACGAAGCCGAGCTTGACGCCGACGAAGTTCGCTGCCGTATACGCCCGTTTCAGGGCGTCGAGATGTGCGTTTGAGTAAACGACGCTTGCCCAGGAATGTAGCAGGACGATCTGTGGAGCCAGGCGTTGTATCGCCGTTACCTCACGGGACAGCCGGTTCAGATCGAGACATGTTCTGCCGACCTCGGCGGCGCAGTCCGGTCGGTGCATGATGCTTCCCGCGAAGTCGCTTGTGGGCGAAAAGGTGCGCTCCCACACCCAGATCGTCGTGGCGCCCTGTCCGTGAACGGCGCCCTGCCATAGCACGTTTCGGATGTGCCTGGGTGGGATGTCGCCGAAATAGCGGTCGGGAATCAGGTGGTTTTCGGAGTTGAAGACGGGCTTGTCCGCGACGCTACACTGGAGGTCATAGGCCATGTTCTCGATGAGCCACTCGTTGGCCCACTCACCGTGCCGCGCGTACCACTTCACGCAATCGTTGCCGTTGATCTGGCTCAGCTCGCCGAACAGCTCCGGATCAACACCCCAGATCACCTCTCGTCTGCCGAACGGCATCCACATCATTATCTTCGCGTGCACCGGCAGATCGGGGGCCATTCCGTGGATGATGTCCGCCATCCATCTGTGCCAGCCGGCGAACCGCTCCATGTTGAAGATCGCCCAGTCGTAATAGATCGGCTCCGGCTCAAGCTCCGGCTTTGGGACTTCGATCTCGTCGAACGATTCGAAGCTCGTGTGCCAGTGATTGTTGAGCGTCTCGATGTCGCCGTGTTTCTCACGCAGCCACCTGCGCCACCGTCTGAGCGTAAACCTGCATTCCCGGCTATCGACGTAGATCGGCTCGTTGCTTAAGCAGATGCTGTGCAGGGCGGGATGATCTTTGATCTGCGGGATGACGTGTCGGAGGAATCGTTCGAGCAGGTCGCGGCTTTCGGGCGCGTCGATACAACACTTCAGAAAACCGCCATGGCATGCGCGAAGATGAGGATACTTTTCCAGCGCCCATCCGGGAAAATAGTGCGGGCTGATAAGGAGATTGACCATCACGTTCGCCCTCGCCGCTCGATCGCAGATACGCAGGAAATCCTCGACAGCCCTGTTATCCACCTTCCCCTCGGCGGGGAACACGGAGTTAGGTCCGAACTCGATCTGGATGATGTTAACGCCGTAGTCCGGGAACCTCTCGATGTCGTGGCGTACCTGTCCGAAGTGGCCGTAGCCCAGGAAGAAGATCGGCCGGCGATCGCGATGGGTATCTCCCTTCTCGTCGATCCATTGCGCCTCACCGATGAACGAGGTGCCGTTGATCTCAAGATCGGACGTGACGTAATGCACGGCTGGTGGGAGAGAGGTTTTGCCTTTGAGAGCTGTATCAACGCGTGAGAGCTCATTGTGGAGCATACGTTCCATCGTGACGGCGGCATCCCATGCGCGGCCGATCTCGCCGCCTTCAACGTCATCAAACGCATAGCCGATGAAATCGCGGACGATAGATGCCGTCACGCGCGGGTATGTCGTATCCGTCCCCATCTCGTCCAGTTTTTCAAGCTCACGTTCAAACTCCGAAAGCAGATCGCGCACCTTCTCGATCTGCCTGAGCACTGCCTCACGCGGGTATAGCTGAAACTCAATTTCTGTGCTGACGATCGGTTTCACGCCTTGAACCGGCTCAAACCATGCACGCACACGATAACGTCCGAGCCGGGCATCAGAACATTTCCAGCCGACTTTCACATCATAGGCGCCGGCGTCGAAATTGATCTCTTTTACAGCCCGGCTCACGCTCTCACCTGTGTCCGTCCACTCGATAAGTGCGCTCAACCTCGCCCGACCGACGTTATCGGGCAGATAAAGCGATCCCCTGAGTTCCAGTTGGTCTTCGGCGAAGACACAGTCGTAAATTGGGTAACGATCCGGCTTCCAGATCGGCATGAGCGTGCCGCCACGATACTCGACGCTCCTCGGCGGAGGCAGCTCAAGTTCGAGGCTCGGCCGCGGCTCCTCAAAGTCTGGGATGTAAGGCGTCGGTCGGTCGCCCTCCTCGAGCTTCACATCATCTATCCAGAACCCTCCTGTCGGGCTTTCGGTCACGATCATGAGCGAGAAGCTCGTCTCGTCAGACTCGGTCGTGAAACTTCTCCACACGCGCACCCATCTTCCGCCGGTTGTGACGCGCGGGAACCTCGCCCTAACGCGCCATCCCTTGCCACCTCCGATCCATGCTATACCCGCCCCTTCAGTGCGCACATAGCAGCTCACCGTGTAAGTTGTGTTGGGTTTCACCGGTATTCCGTCCACGAGCCCGAACCACCCGTAAACGTGAGGTCCAAACGGCGTGCCGTTCGTGATTTTGATCGAGCGGTCGCCTGATCGGGCGATCGCCTCGTCAACCACCATCGTCGCGTCCGTGTTGCGCCTGTCCCATCTCCAGCGACGGGGATGGCTGTTGTCGTCTATCTCCTCAAACGAGGAGTTCGGCACGAGGTTCGGATTCACCCGCGCCGGCTGGACGCTGATATTCATCTCTTCCTCCTTCGCATCACCCCGTAGTATCACGCCGAATAACCCGATAGCAATGATAATCAGAAACTGTTGGATTATCCTCATCTTTCCCAAGTTGAAAAGCTCAGGGCATAAAATCTACGGCTTTCGCTCGTATTGTACCACCGGAGGGCTGAGAAGGTCAAGATGAAGCTGTGAGAGGTAGACCTGGCGCGATGCAAAAGTTGCGGAAATCACCCGGGGGTGATAAAATAATCTGTGGTATGTAAAGGCTAATATGAAAGGAGGGTTGGAAGAGGATGAAAGCCGTTGTTTTCCCTCTGTTGATCTGCATACTTGTATCGATCCTCACGGCCACTTTCGCCGAAGCTAATCAGAAGAAGGAGGGACAAGGCGTTTGGAGAAACGCAGTGAAATACCTGAAATCTCCAAAACCCAAAGTCCGACCTGAGATCGTCAGATGGAAACCATTTGCCACCACGATCTATCTCGGCACCTTGAAGAACTGCGGAACGATAATCTACCCTGCTAGGCCCAGATATAGGATTGAATTCCCCTCGAGAGTCCTATACAACGTTGCCATTACTCCATATTGGGGGACGATGACCGCTTTTCCATCGAGACCATGGCCTTGATGGCCTACTTCAATAGGGGATTTGTCAATGGGCGTCGCAACAACGACAATGGGGGGTGAAATCGGTTCAGAGGGCTGAAATGATGGTGGGAGGAGATAACAA is from Candidatus Poribacteria bacterium and encodes:
- a CDS encoding nucleotidyltransferase domain-containing protein, which gives rise to MYGGVEKIGVKERFRGISPLPEDIWRKIETLPKLFERRGIILAYLFGSLARGEKGEDVDIALLFDGHMDEIRPLIMEHLSTERVDLIDLKEASPIMKMQIIRTGRLIYRRSIEDENRFEMDVVRKYLDFEPIMRNRLKILKKRFST
- a CDS encoding response regulator; protein product: MTGKILLVDDKKGFLDSMKLILGDRFQVDTAQNGREAIERIKANQYDVAVVDIVLPDFLGTDLLVEIKEVSPLTEVIMITGYPSIPTARYSLRHGAFDYLERPLSHEKLIEEIEEALKRREKRLREDREMKRLLIENERLRSKILSMREELLEVKKSHSIEKAKLLVEVMGIKDEYVKLHLMSVRRFTDPIGDIYDLPKEVRFDLELAAELHDIGKLYISRSILNKKGPLNDEEWRAIKEHPIIGAEIVKRIWHNANAATIVLYHHERMDGRGYPEGLSGSDIPLLSRIIAVTDAFHAMTSKRAYRDAMPVEIAIRELEVNKGTQFDPDVVEAFMEVLKRLGLRKGSEG
- a CDS encoding aminopeptidase P family protein, with translation MELEPGSAILIYEASENDSNMFYATGFLAPDKFIYLKTRDREAIFLSDLEIDRARSQAKVREVLPLKRFINRSRERGVESPKIADVLQEIFEEFNVRKLIVPPNFGVKYADLVRERGYKVSFKDEPFFEERRHKTPQEVEFIRNAIKAAQIALDRAIDMISSSRIQGDLLIYDGEPLTSERIKREISITLIGMDYLAKHTIVACGAQSAEPHNRGSGPLKPHQPIVIDLFPKDLNTGYHADMTRTVVRGAASEDVRKMFDAVLLAQERAIDMIKPGVDGKDVHNVVVETFKEMGFETGEVEGKMQGFFHGTGHGIGLDVHEWPRISSSSEILEEGDVVTVEPGLYYPQIGGVRIEDDVLVTESGCEVLSEYPKMLELK
- a CDS encoding beta-galactosidase, with product MNISVQPARVNPNLVPNSSFEEIDDNSHPRRWRWDRRNTDATMVVDEAIARSGDRSIKITNGTPFGPHVYGWFGLVDGIPVKPNTTYTVSCYVRTEGAGIAWIGGGKGWRVRARFPRVTTGGRWVRVWRSFTTESDETSFSLMIVTESPTGGFWIDDVKLEEGDRPTPYIPDFEEPRPSLELELPPPRSVEYRGGTLMPIWKPDRYPIYDCVFAEDQLELRGSLYLPDNVGRARLSALIEWTDTGESVSRAVKEINFDAGAYDVKVGWKCSDARLGRYRVRAWFEPVQGVKPIVSTEIEFQLYPREAVLRQIEKVRDLLSEFERELEKLDEMGTDTTYPRVTASIVRDFIGYAFDDVEGGEIGRAWDAAVTMERMLHNELSRVDTALKGKTSLPPAVHYVTSDLEINGTSFIGEAQWIDEKGDTHRDRRPIFFLGYGHFGQVRHDIERFPDYGVNIIQIEFGPNSVFPAEGKVDNRAVEDFLRICDRAARANVMVNLLISPHYFPGWALEKYPHLRACHGGFLKCCIDAPESRDLLERFLRHVIPQIKDHPALHSICLSNEPIYVDSRECRFTLRRWRRWLREKHGDIETLNNHWHTSFESFDEIEVPKPELEPEPIYYDWAIFNMERFAGWHRWMADIIHGMAPDLPVHAKIMMWMPFGRREVIWGVDPELFGELSQINGNDCVKWYARHGEWANEWLIENMAYDLQCSVADKPVFNSENHLIPDRYFGDIPPRHIRNVLWQGAVHGQGATTIWVWERTFSPTSDFAGSIMHRPDCAAEVGRTCLDLNRLSREVTAIQRLAPQIVLLHSWASVVYSNAHLDALKRAYTAANFVGVKLGFVTERQLRRFVETGERPLPLRDVRLIIVPRVTHTPDTTVRALERLIRSGVKVVFIGEDFLGRTEYDEPRDSIPLVPVRVFPADADEKEIWRWLEANIGQLGVRREVTLRGENNEPLWGVEYLAARLGDRILVNICNYTRQPLRARVYRDGKPVGAFDLIGRREFERTFAVQPLVPLLLSLR